TCCCAAAATATTTTACAAAATTATAACCTGTTATAGTCGCATAAAATATAAAATATAATACATGTTCATCATAAGAAATATCAAATTCAATAAGCGTTAACCAGGTTAATGAATATACCGATAACGCTACATGAATACTACTATTTATATAAAAATTTAAAAGTTTCTTAAGCACTGACATTTTACAAAAATAAACAAACTGTTAATAACGTTTCCAAATGGTTAAAAACTTTCCGTTTTGCACAATAAAACGCATTAATTATTACTTATTTTTGCGATTTATATAACAAATCATAACTTAATGAACACAAACGCTTTTGCATTGCGTCATATTGGCCCTAGAGAAGAGGATAAAAACCTTATGTTACAGACTATTGGTGTCGACTCATTAGACCAATTAATATATGAAACCATACCAGATGATATTCGTTTAAAAAACGGATTAAATTTAGAAGAACCTATGACAGAGCATGAATATTTGCTCCACATACATGAACTTTCTAAAAAAAACAAAGTCTATAAAACTTACATCGGGTTAGGATATCACCCAACAATACTACCTGCAGTTATACAAAGAAATATTCTTGAAAACCCAGGATGGTACACAGCATACACACCTTACCAAGCTGAAATTGCACAAGGAAGATTAGAAGCGCTTTTAAATTTTCAAACCATGGTTATTGATTTAACAGGAATGGAAATTGCAAATGCATCACTTCTTGACGAAAGTACTGCAGCAGCAGAAGCTATGAGTTTATTATTTGCAGTTCGTGATCGTGCACAAAAAAAGACAGGCATAAATAAGTTTTTTGTTTCAGAAAACATTCTACCTCAAACATTATCGCTTCTTCAAACTAGAGCAACCCCAATTGGTATTGAGTTAGTTATTGGTAGTGAAGATAATTTTGATTTCTCTTCAGAATTCTTTGGAGCCATTTTACAATATCCAGGTAAAGATGGACAAATAACAGATATAAAAACTTTTATTAGTAAGGCTAATGATGCTCAAATAAAAGTAGCTGTAGCTGCCGATATTTTAAGCTTGGTAAAATTAGAAGCTCCCGGTAAATTTGGTGCCGATGTTGTTGTTGGAACCACCCAACGTTTTGGTATTCCAATGGGCTATGGCGGTCCTCATGCAGCCTATTTTGCTACCAAAGAAGCATATAAACGTGACTTACCTGGGCGTATTATTGGTATTACAAAAGATACTAATGGCAACAGAGCTCTCCGCATGGCTTTACAAACACGCGAGCAACATATTAAACGCGACAAAGCAACTTCAAATATATGTACCGCACAAGTTTTACTAGCTGTAATGGCTAGTATGTATGCGGTTTACCATGGAGCAAACGGTTTAAAATTTATTGCCAATAAAGTTCATAATAAAACATCTACTTTAGCCAATGCTTTAGAAAAACTAGGCTATAAACAAGTAAACACGTCTTTCTTTGATACGCTTCAGGTAAAAACAAAAGCTAAAAAAATTAAAAAGGTTGCTACAGAAAAGAAAGTAAATCTATACTATCCAGATAAAAACACAGTTACCATTTCTATTAATGAAACCACTTCAATTAGAGATATTAACTATTTAATTTCAGTTTTTGCAGAAGCCGCTAAGAAAGAAACTATTGTGTGTTCTTCTATTGAAAGCTTTAATAATATTGATGAATCGATACAAAGAACTTCGGATTTCTTAACTCTTGATGTTTTTAAAACATATCATTCTGAAACCGAATTGATGCGTTATATAAAATCGTTAGAGCGCAAAGATTTATCATTAAACCATTCTATGATTTCTTTAGGATCTTGTACCATGAAACTAAACGCTGCATCAGAAATGTTGCCTTTAAGCATTTATAAATGGGCCAATATTCATCCTTTTGTTCCTGCAAAACAAGCTAAAGGCTATTTAACTGTTTTAAAAGAATTAGAAGATCAGCTAACTGAAATCACTGGCTTTGCAGCCACTTCCTTGCAACCTAATTCGGGTGCTCAAGGAGAATTTGCTGGACTTATGGTAATAAAAGCATATCACGAATCGCGTGGCGACCACCATAGAAACATTTGCTTAATTCCATCATCTGCTCACGGTACAAACCCAGCTAGTGCTGTTATGGCTGGTATGAAAGTTATTGTTACCAAATCAACCGAAGAAGGCAATATTGATGTTGATGATTTGCGCGAAAAAGCAGAATTATACAAAGACAACTTATCGTGTTTAATGGTAACCTACCCATCCACACATGGTGTATATGAATCTGCTATTAAAGAAATCACTAAATTAATTCATGATAATGGCGGACAGGTTTATATGGATGGTGCCAATATGAATGCCCAAGTAGGACTTACCAATCCAGGCAATATCGGAGCTGATGTTTGCCACCTCAACTTACACAAAACATTTGCTATTCCTCATGGAGGTGGAGGTCCTGGTGTTGGCCCTATATGTGTAGCTAAACAATTAGTGCCATTTTTACCAGGAAATCCAGTTATTAAAACAGGTGGTAAAAAAGCAATTACAGCCATATCTGCAGCACCTTATGGATCTGCTCTTGCTTGCTTGATATCTTATGGCTATATTAAAATGTTGGGTGCCGAAGGTTTAACAGAATCTACTAAAATAGCCATTTTAAATGCCAACTATATTAAACAACGTTTAGAAGGTAATTTTGATACTTTATATTCTGGTGAACGTGGTAGAGCTGCACATGAGATGATTGTAGACTGCAGACCTTTTAAAGCCAACGGCATTGAAGTTACAGATATAGCGAAACGTTTAATGGATTATGGTTTCCATGCTCCTACTGTTTCTTTTCCTGTTGCTGGAACATTAATGATAGAACCAACAGAAAGCGAAAGTAAAACAGAAATTGACAGGTTTTGTGATGCAATGATTTCTATTAAAAAAGAAATAGATAGCGTTTCTAAAGAAGACAACAACAACGTTTTAAAAAATGCGCCTCACACCTTAGAAATGATTACAGCCAACACATGGGATTTACCATACTCTCGTGAGGCTGCAGCATTTCCTTTAGACTATGTAAAAACAAACAAATTTTGGCCTAGTGTAAGACGTGTGGATGATGCCTATGGAGATAGAAATTTAGTATGCTCCTGCGTTCCTATTGAAGCCTATGCAGAAGCGTAAAATAAGCTGTTGAACATCGTAAAATAATTCGAAAATATCATGCCTTTAATTATAAAGTAATTATCTTGCTGTTACTTTAATTTAAAGGCAATTTTTCTACAATATGAATATCAAAATTACTGGCACAGGAAGCTATATACCTGCCAATATAGAGAAGAATGAAGAGTTTTTCAATAATGAGTTTTTAAATAGCGATGGCTCAACAATTAACGCTCCCAACGAGGTAATCGTAAAGAAATTTAAGGCTATAACGGGCATTGAAGAAAGGCGTTATGCAAAAAAACATTTAAACACATCAGATATAGCCTCTTTTGCTGCCGAAAAAGCGATTGAGGATGCTAAAATTAATCGTGAAGATTTAGATTATATTATTGTAGCTCACAACTATGGCGATATAAGACACGATAGTATTCAAAGTGATACCGTGCCTAGCATAGCTTCTAGAGTAAAACATCTTTTACGCATTAAAAATCCAAAATGTGTAGCATATGATATCCTTTTTGGTTGCCCAGGTTGGGTAGAAGCTACAATTCAAGCAAATGCTTTTATAAAATCAGGGATTGCTAAAAAATGTCTTGTTATAGGTGCCGAAACCTTATCTCGTATGATTGATCCACACGATAGAGATTCTATGATTTATAGTGATGGTGCTGGTGCTGTGGTATTAGAATCTACAAATGATGAAGGTGGTATAATCACTCATAATACGGCTACTTATGCCTTTGATGAAGCACACTTTATATACTTTGGAGAAACCTATAAGCAAGAAACTAATGAAGACCGTAGATACATAAAAATGTACGGCAGAAAAATTTATGAATTTGCTTTAACCAATGTACCGCTTGCCATGAAGTCTGCTCTTGACAAAAGTGGTATTGACATTAAAGATGTTAAGAAAATACTCATTCATCAAGCCAATGAAAAGATGGACGAAGCTATTGTAAAGCGCTTTTATGAATTATATAATCTTGAAATGCCTGAAGGTATTATGCCAATGAGCATTGGTAAATTAGGAAATTCTAGTGTAGCAACTATACCAACGCTATACAATATGATATTAAAAGGCGCTCTTGAAAACCAAGAAATAAATAAAGGTGATGTTATTATTTTTGCAAGTGTTGGTGCTGGTATGAATATAAATGCTATTGTCTACAAACAATAATTATGTACAAAAAAAACTATCCAAGTAAACGTTTTAAACACACTATAGAATTTTTAAAAAGTAATGTTTCTAATTCTGAATCTATATTAGATTTAGGAATAGAAAATGCTTTAACAAATGTGATGCAACAACATGGCTATTCTGTTAAAAACACAAAAGGTGAAGATTTAGATATGGACACTTCAACAATAACAAATTCTAATGCAGATGTCGTTACAGCCTTTGAAATTCTAGAACACCTTATATCTCCTTTTACTGTTTTAAAAGACATAAAGGCCAACAAACTAGTTGCAAGCATACCTTTAAGGTTATGGTTTTCTTCAGCCTATAGAAGTAAAACCGATTTATGGGACAGACATTTTCATGAATTTGAGGACTGGCAGTTCGATTGGCTTTTAGAAAAAGCGGGGTGGAAAATTATAGACCGAAAAAAATGGACAAATCCAACAAAAAAAATAGGCTTCAGACCTATTTTACGATGGTTTACTCCAAGATATTATATAGTCTATGCCGAAAGAGTTTAATTTTATTATAAGTAAATGATTGTTTTCTTTTTTCAATCATAAATCAAAAAAACATCATTAGCTTAATAAAATGAATATCGGAGTAGTACTTGATAATGAATTTGATAACGACCATAGGGTTCAAAAAGAAATACGTGTATTATTATCTGAAGGGCATTCAATCTTCCTTTTATGCTTCGACTTTGGCAATGCATACAAAACCTATAATGATATAGAAGTTACCAGAATTCCTATTCATAAAAAAATTAAAGATGCTTTAGTTTTGCTTAGTACCAACTTTGTGTTTTATGAATTTTTATGGAAACAACACATTACATCATTTATCATAAAAAATAAGTTAGATGCTTTACATGTTCATGATTTATATCTAGCAAAGGCTGCTAAAAAAGGTATTTTAGCATCTCCATTTTCTATACCTCTTACTCTAGATTTACATGAAAATTACCCCGCAGCAATAAACTCATACGAGTGGGCTACAAAAGGTTGGAGAAAACACATCGTTCAACCAAAAAAATGGTATAAAAAAGAAGGTGAATATCTAAAATATGCTAACAACCTTATTGTCTTAAGTAACTATTTTAAAGATAATTTATTACAAAGATTTACCTTTTTAAAAGCGACACCAATTTCTGTTCATCCGAATATGCCAGATTTTGAAAGTTTTGAAAGCTTTAAAAAAAATGATTTTCCTGTAGCATTTGAATCCATTCATCCCACAGTTTTTTATTTTGGTGTTGTTGCCAAACGTAGAGGCATAATTGATATTCTTCCTTGGCTTATCCAGTTATTAGAAAAAGGAAAAAAATTCCACACCCTTATTATTGGACCGATAGATAAAGCTGATAAAAGGCTATTTAACAGTTACATCAATCACCCTGTATTAAAAAACAATCTAACTTACATTCCATGGAGTGATGTAAAATATCTTCCTGCCTATTTAAAAAAAATAAGTATTGGATTAGCGCCATTTCAGGTAAATGCTCAACATGACTCAGGAATTGCAAATAAACTATTCCAATATATGTATGGAGAAATACCAATATTAGCAACTAAATGTAAAGCACAACAAGAACTTATCGAAAATTCTGGTTGCGGATTACTATATGATAATTTTGAAGAGTTTGACGAAAACCTTACTAAATTAATAGAAAATCCCGAATTAAGAAAAACATTGGGAGCAAAAGGAAAGAAAGAATTGCTTAAACTTTATAAAGAAAAAGCGGATTGCAATTTTATTGAAATATACAAATAAGCATTTTTTTGTTTCATGGGAATCTGAAAACTTTCATAAAAGTTCCTTATTTTTATACGCCGCATTATTTCACTTAATTACAACTTAATATAACCTAGCTGTTTTGAATACAAAAAATTTATTTTATTCCCATCCAACAGCAGTAATTGATTCTAATTCTGAAATAGGTATGCATACCAAAATATGGCATTTCTCTCACATAATGAGCGATTCAAAGATTGGAGAATCTTGCAATATTGGACAAAATGTAGTTATTTCACCTAACGTTATTATTGGCAATCGGGTTAAAATTCAAAATAATGTATCTGTTTACAGTGGCGTAATATGTGAAGATGATGTTTTCCTAGGTCCTTCAATGGTATTTACAAACGTTATTAACCCTAGAAGTTTTATTGTTCGTAAAAAAGAGTTTTTAGAAACTTATGTAGAAAAAGGTGCGACTATTGGTGCCAATGCCACTATTATATGTGGAAATCGTATTGGAACTTATGCCATGATAGGTGCTGGTACTGTAATAACAAAACCTGTACCTGCCTATGCGTTAATTGTAGGTAATCCTGGAAAACAAATAGGATGGGTTAGCAAATATGGTCATAGGCTAACTTTTAATAGTAACAATGAGGCCACTTGTAAAGAAAGTGGTGAAAAATATAGAATAGACAACAATACTTTAATTCCTGAATAAAATTGAAAAAATTTGCCTTAATGGGAGCTGCTGGTTTTATAGCCCCACGACACTTAAAAGCTATAAAGGAAACTAACAACCAACTTCTTGCTGCTTACGACCCCAATGATAGCGTAGGTATTATAGATTCTTTCTTTCCTCAGGCTCATTTTTTCACCGAATTTGAGCGTTTTGATCGTCATTTAGAAAAATTACGCATAGAAAAACAGCAAGCTATCGATTATGTATCAATTTGCACACCTAATTATTTACATGATGCCCATGTACGTTTTGCATTAAGAAATGGTGCAGATGCTATATGTGAAAAGCCACTGGTATTAAATCCATGGAATGCAGAAAAACTAATAGTTTTAGAAGAAAATTATTCAAATAAAATTAATACTATTTTA
The nucleotide sequence above comes from Flavobacteriaceae bacterium HL-DH10. Encoded proteins:
- the gcvP gene encoding aminomethyl-transferring glycine dehydrogenase, which produces MNTNAFALRHIGPREEDKNLMLQTIGVDSLDQLIYETIPDDIRLKNGLNLEEPMTEHEYLLHIHELSKKNKVYKTYIGLGYHPTILPAVIQRNILENPGWYTAYTPYQAEIAQGRLEALLNFQTMVIDLTGMEIANASLLDESTAAAEAMSLLFAVRDRAQKKTGINKFFVSENILPQTLSLLQTRATPIGIELVIGSEDNFDFSSEFFGAILQYPGKDGQITDIKTFISKANDAQIKVAVAADILSLVKLEAPGKFGADVVVGTTQRFGIPMGYGGPHAAYFATKEAYKRDLPGRIIGITKDTNGNRALRMALQTREQHIKRDKATSNICTAQVLLAVMASMYAVYHGANGLKFIANKVHNKTSTLANALEKLGYKQVNTSFFDTLQVKTKAKKIKKVATEKKVNLYYPDKNTVTISINETTSIRDINYLISVFAEAAKKETIVCSSIESFNNIDESIQRTSDFLTLDVFKTYHSETELMRYIKSLERKDLSLNHSMISLGSCTMKLNAASEMLPLSIYKWANIHPFVPAKQAKGYLTVLKELEDQLTEITGFAATSLQPNSGAQGEFAGLMVIKAYHESRGDHHRNICLIPSSAHGTNPASAVMAGMKVIVTKSTEEGNIDVDDLREKAELYKDNLSCLMVTYPSTHGVYESAIKEITKLIHDNGGQVYMDGANMNAQVGLTNPGNIGADVCHLNLHKTFAIPHGGGGPGVGPICVAKQLVPFLPGNPVIKTGGKKAITAISAAPYGSALACLISYGYIKMLGAEGLTESTKIAILNANYIKQRLEGNFDTLYSGERGRAAHEMIVDCRPFKANGIEVTDIAKRLMDYGFHAPTVSFPVAGTLMIEPTESESKTEIDRFCDAMISIKKEIDSVSKEDNNNVLKNAPHTLEMITANTWDLPYSREAAAFPLDYVKTNKFWPSVRRVDDAYGDRNLVCSCVPIEAYAEA
- a CDS encoding ketoacyl-ACP synthase III; the encoded protein is MNIKITGTGSYIPANIEKNEEFFNNEFLNSDGSTINAPNEVIVKKFKAITGIEERRYAKKHLNTSDIASFAAEKAIEDAKINREDLDYIIVAHNYGDIRHDSIQSDTVPSIASRVKHLLRIKNPKCVAYDILFGCPGWVEATIQANAFIKSGIAKKCLVIGAETLSRMIDPHDRDSMIYSDGAGAVVLESTNDEGGIITHNTATYAFDEAHFIYFGETYKQETNEDRRYIKMYGRKIYEFALTNVPLAMKSALDKSGIDIKDVKKILIHQANEKMDEAIVKRFYELYNLEMPEGIMPMSIGKLGNSSVATIPTLYNMILKGALENQEINKGDVIIFASVGAGMNINAIVYKQ
- a CDS encoding methyltransferase, which translates into the protein MYKKNYPSKRFKHTIEFLKSNVSNSESILDLGIENALTNVMQQHGYSVKNTKGEDLDMDTSTITNSNADVVTAFEILEHLISPFTVLKDIKANKLVASIPLRLWFSSAYRSKTDLWDRHFHEFEDWQFDWLLEKAGWKIIDRKKWTNPTKKIGFRPILRWFTPRYYIVYAERV
- a CDS encoding glycosyltransferase family 4 protein, which translates into the protein MNIGVVLDNEFDNDHRVQKEIRVLLSEGHSIFLLCFDFGNAYKTYNDIEVTRIPIHKKIKDALVLLSTNFVFYEFLWKQHITSFIIKNKLDALHVHDLYLAKAAKKGILASPFSIPLTLDLHENYPAAINSYEWATKGWRKHIVQPKKWYKKEGEYLKYANNLIVLSNYFKDNLLQRFTFLKATPISVHPNMPDFESFESFKKNDFPVAFESIHPTVFYFGVVAKRRGIIDILPWLIQLLEKGKKFHTLIIGPIDKADKRLFNSYINHPVLKNNLTYIPWSDVKYLPAYLKKISIGLAPFQVNAQHDSGIANKLFQYMYGEIPILATKCKAQQELIENSGCGLLYDNFEEFDENLTKLIENPELRKTLGAKGKKELLKLYKEKADCNFIEIYK
- a CDS encoding acyltransferase; the encoded protein is MHTKIWHFSHIMSDSKIGESCNIGQNVVISPNVIIGNRVKIQNNVSVYSGVICEDDVFLGPSMVFTNVINPRSFIVRKKEFLETYVEKGATIGANATIICGNRIGTYAMIGAGTVITKPVPAYALIVGNPGKQIGWVSKYGHRLTFNSNNEATCKESGEKYRIDNNTLIPE